One window of Deltaproteobacteria bacterium genomic DNA carries:
- a CDS encoding XTP/dITP diphosphatase, which translates to MKLEFGSLPLDWIIATRNFGKFREISSGLQGLGLRLRALSEFPDILDVDENQESFEGNARIKASSVVERLKLPVIADDSGLVVKALGGQPGVRSARYAGPKASDQENLEKLLKAMERVPAGQREAAYVCVLVIGLPSGKEWIIREECWGEIAFRPKGSGGFGYDPIFFIPETQKTMAELSIKQKNTISHRGKAIQKLRELFGCGAVG; encoded by the coding sequence ATGAAGCTGGAGTTTGGCTCTCTTCCATTAGATTGGATTATTGCGACCAGAAACTTCGGAAAATTTCGTGAGATTTCGTCCGGGTTGCAGGGTTTGGGGCTTCGGCTTAGGGCCCTGTCTGAATTCCCAGACATACTTGACGTTGATGAAAATCAGGAGAGCTTTGAAGGGAATGCCAGAATCAAGGCTTCTTCTGTTGTTGAGAGACTGAAATTACCGGTGATAGCCGACGACAGCGGATTGGTTGTCAAGGCATTAGGAGGACAACCCGGTGTTCGATCGGCACGTTATGCTGGGCCGAAGGCAAGCGATCAGGAAAACTTGGAGAAACTGCTGAAGGCGATGGAGCGGGTTCCTGCGGGGCAGCGAGAGGCGGCCTATGTCTGTGTCTTGGTGATTGGTCTTCCCTCTGGCAAGGAGTGGATTATCCGGGAGGAATGTTGGGGTGAAATTGCGTTTCGGCCAAAGGGGAGCGGCGGCTTCGGATATGATCCCATTTTTTTCATTCCCGAAACTCAGAAAACAATGGCGGAGCTCTCAATAAAGCAAAAAAACACGATCAGCCATCGTGGCAAGGCGATTCAAAAATTAAGAGAGCTATTTGGTTGTGGTGCTGTTGGTTGA
- a CDS encoding DUF2232 domain-containing protein — translation MVLSLTLTVVAALFFYGSGLFGLLTPLPFSILMVRRGIWAALLAAFLSIFSLVLAYDLPQAPLSFLPGMVFFPHFTVVGIRNFSLLSFFYYLWIGFSLIFIGRKVRSMERGVAVAVGSSFLLVLAAIFIFMKVQSVDLVSQGREGIIFAFQRLAELNPELSVEEGLKMVDPLIHSLWRLFPSLIISMTLMIVAINLWLLRRWASGRLFGQWGDFSLWRLKEQWIWIPILSGGGYLASFYFFPQSVIAWGFLNVLIIAATISFFQGLAIFHFFLQKRLSPLLRMAVLFFFMIFFQIVMVLLILLGLFDFWFDFRREKQVTKGGNEGRSFL, via the coding sequence ATGGTTTTAAGCTTGACCTTAACGGTCGTTGCGGCCCTCTTTTTTTATGGGAGCGGACTCTTCGGCCTCCTGACGCCTCTACCCTTTTCCATCTTGATGGTTCGCAGGGGGATTTGGGCTGCTTTGCTAGCGGCATTTTTATCCATTTTTTCTCTTGTTCTCGCTTATGACCTTCCGCAGGCACCCCTCTCCTTTTTACCCGGCATGGTTTTTTTCCCCCATTTTACCGTAGTGGGTATTCGTAATTTTTCACTCCTCTCGTTTTTTTATTATTTGTGGATCGGTTTTTCATTGATCTTTATTGGCCGAAAGGTGCGTTCCATGGAGAGAGGCGTTGCAGTGGCTGTCGGTTCTTCTTTTCTGCTGGTGTTGGCAGCCATTTTTATTTTTATGAAGGTCCAATCAGTCGATCTTGTAAGTCAGGGGAGGGAAGGGATCATTTTTGCCTTTCAGCGCCTTGCCGAACTAAATCCGGAATTGTCCGTTGAGGAAGGTCTTAAGATGGTGGATCCACTGATTCACTCTCTATGGCGACTTTTCCCCTCGTTGATCATTAGTATGACTCTCATGATTGTCGCGATCAATCTTTGGCTGCTCCGTCGTTGGGCCTCTGGACGACTCTTTGGCCAGTGGGGCGATTTTTCTCTCTGGAGGTTGAAAGAACAGTGGATTTGGATTCCGATCTTGTCCGGAGGGGGCTATCTGGCTAGCTTCTATTTTTTTCCGCAGTCTGTCATTGCGTGGGGATTCTTGAATGTTCTGATCATTGCGGCAACAATCTCTTTTTTTCAGGGGCTTGCGATCTTCCACTTTTTTCTGCAAAAACGATTATCACCCCTCCTTCGGATGGCAGTACTCTTTTTCTTTATGATTTTTTTTCAGATCGTTATGGTTTTACTTATTCTCTTGGGGCTCTTTGATTTTTGGTTTGATTTTAGGCGTGAGAAACAAGTAACAAAGGGGGGAAACGAAGGAAGGAGCTTTTTATGA
- a CDS encoding aminoacyl-tRNA hydrolase, which yields MKLVVGLGNPGKEYERTRHNAGAVLLGRFAANRGIVRWKGRFDSSFAEGELESENFFLLCPQKFMNRSGEAVKEALYFYKLGGDDLMVVHDDIDLAVGRAQQVFDAGAAGHKGVLSIADHLGTNAFYRIRLGVGRPALKGQVEDYVLSPFFPEEEEAVGRMYEQGEHLIENWIRK from the coding sequence ATGAAGTTGGTCGTTGGGTTGGGAAATCCGGGCAAGGAGTATGAGAGGACAAGACACAATGCAGGGGCGGTACTCCTGGGACGCTTTGCCGCAAACCGAGGGATTGTACGGTGGAAAGGCCGGTTTGACTCCTCTTTTGCGGAAGGGGAGCTGGAATCGGAAAATTTTTTTCTCCTCTGTCCTCAGAAATTCATGAATCGGTCTGGTGAAGCGGTTAAAGAGGCGCTCTATTTTTATAAGTTAGGTGGTGATGATTTGATGGTTGTTCATGATGATATCGACCTTGCCGTAGGGCGTGCCCAACAGGTTTTTGATGCCGGGGCAGCTGGTCATAAGGGAGTTCTTTCGATCGCGGACCATCTTGGAACAAACGCCTTTTACCGCATCCGTTTGGGAGTGGGTCGTCCGGCCCTTAAAGGGCAGGTTGAGGATTATGTCTTGTCTCCCTTCTTTCCGGAAGAGGAGGAAGCTGTGGGTCGGATGTATGAACAAGGGGAACATTTGATTGAAAACTGGATCAGGAAATAA
- the ispE gene encoding 4-(cytidine 5'-diphospho)-2-C-methyl-D-erythritol kinase, producing the protein MIVNRKKLVAWAKINLHLKITGRRDDGYHLLDMVMVKLDLSDEIETELVHEGIEIRSNVSTIPVNSSNTLWKMATLVAEESGKKFGLRIFLKKNSPVAAGLGAGSSDAAALLLWLNQVLELGWSEQRLGEIGACVGADVPFFLLRGACRVQGIGEVLSPFIIESYPVILINPGFPVSTKEAYRWFDENIEKQILKAGGSDRAPTRATPPEGLTAIRVGGTTFPLENDLEKVVIPRYPVLDRIKKLLIDAGALVALMSGSGPTVFGLFESTASRDRGYEVLKKQRDPNWWMWNGRSL; encoded by the coding sequence ATGATAGTGAACAGAAAAAAACTGGTTGCCTGGGCAAAGATCAACCTGCATCTTAAAATCACCGGTCGACGCGACGACGGTTACCACCTCCTCGATATGGTCATGGTCAAGTTGGATCTCTCCGATGAAATTGAAACGGAATTGGTTCATGAAGGGATCGAGATTCGATCCAATGTCTCAACGATCCCCGTAAATTCCTCCAATACCCTCTGGAAGATGGCGACTCTTGTGGCGGAGGAGAGTGGAAAAAAGTTTGGTCTGAGGATATTTCTTAAGAAGAACTCACCGGTTGCAGCCGGATTGGGGGCTGGGTCGAGTGATGCGGCGGCCCTTCTCCTTTGGTTGAATCAGGTCCTGGAGTTAGGATGGTCGGAGCAGAGGCTTGGAGAGATCGGTGCGTGTGTGGGAGCGGATGTCCCATTTTTTCTTCTGCGAGGGGCTTGTCGCGTTCAGGGCATTGGAGAGGTTTTAAGCCCGTTCATAATAGAGTCTTATCCTGTTATTCTGATTAATCCCGGATTTCCTGTCTCAACAAAGGAGGCTTATCGATGGTTTGATGAAAATATTGAGAAGCAAATTTTAAAGGCGGGTGGCTCAGATCGGGCGCCCACCCGCGCCACGCCTCCAGAGGGGTTGACAGCTATCAGGGTAGGTGGTACCACCTTCCCGCTTGAAAACGACCTCGAAAAGGTTGTGATTCCCCGCTATCCGGTCCTGGATCGGATCAAGAAGTTGTTGATCGATGCCGGGGCCCTCGTGGCGCTCATGAGCGGAAGCGGACCGACCGTCTTCGGCCTGTTTGAATCGACGGCGTCTCGAGACCGGGGATACGAAGTCCTCAAGAAGCAGAGAGATCCAAATTGGTGGATGTGGAACGGAAGAAGTTTGTAG
- the dnaB gene encoding replicative DNA helicase, producing the protein MGAQEAVRVDSLVSKLPPQNLEAEKSVLGGIMLDNESLYNVAEVLSPDDFYREAHRKIFKAMIKLSEEGEPIDLVTVANRLKGDGVLDEAGGAAYLSSLVDTLPTAANLVSYARIVREKSVLRNLMQRATEIITRGYGITENIDEYLDQAEKEIFEIAQRRIRQSFFPLKELIKDNFKLIEQLYERRELITGVPTGYHELDRLTAGLQPSDLIVVAGRPSMGKTAFALCVAANAALQKKIPCAIFSLEMSKEQLVQRLLCMEGRIDATKLRGGFLTESDWPRLTRAAGVLSEAPLFIDDTPAITVLEIRAKARRLQKEHGLGLVVVDYLQLIRGIGRLDNREREISEISRSLKALAKELHIPVMALSQLNRMVESRKPPIPILADLRESGAIEQDADVIMFLYREEVYDRETINKGVAEVIIGKQRNGPIGRTELTFLSGFTRFENLSRDHS; encoded by the coding sequence ATGGGGGCCCAGGAAGCGGTACGGGTTGACTCGCTGGTTTCTAAATTACCGCCGCAAAATTTAGAGGCGGAGAAATCCGTTTTGGGAGGGATCATGCTTGATAATGAATCCCTCTACAATGTGGCGGAGGTTCTTTCCCCTGATGATTTCTATCGGGAGGCGCACCGAAAAATCTTCAAGGCGATGATCAAGTTGTCCGAAGAGGGAGAACCAATTGACCTGGTAACGGTTGCGAATCGCCTTAAGGGGGATGGGGTGCTTGATGAAGCGGGGGGTGCCGCCTATTTATCGTCCCTGGTTGACACTCTTCCCACCGCTGCCAATCTTGTCTCTTACGCCCGCATTGTTCGCGAGAAGTCGGTCCTACGAAACCTCATGCAGAGGGCGACAGAGATCATCACACGGGGGTATGGGATTACCGAAAATATCGACGAATATCTGGACCAGGCTGAAAAAGAGATTTTTGAGATCGCCCAACGTCGAATCCGGCAGTCATTCTTTCCATTGAAGGAGCTGATCAAGGATAATTTCAAGTTGATCGAACAGCTCTATGAAAGGCGTGAGCTCATCACTGGTGTGCCCACAGGGTATCACGAACTTGATCGTTTAACAGCCGGGCTACAACCTTCCGATCTGATTGTGGTTGCGGGACGTCCCAGTATGGGAAAAACCGCCTTTGCCCTCTGCGTTGCCGCCAATGCGGCCCTTCAGAAGAAAATTCCTTGTGCCATCTTCTCGCTGGAAATGTCTAAGGAACAATTGGTGCAACGGTTGCTTTGTATGGAGGGACGTATTGATGCAACAAAGCTGAGGGGTGGTTTTCTGACTGAATCTGATTGGCCCAGGCTTACCCGCGCGGCCGGGGTTTTGTCGGAGGCCCCTTTGTTTATTGATGATACGCCGGCCATTACGGTCTTGGAGATAAGGGCAAAGGCGAGGCGTCTTCAGAAGGAGCATGGTTTGGGACTCGTGGTTGTTGACTATCTTCAGCTGATTCGCGGGATAGGTCGACTGGACAACCGTGAACGGGAGATATCTGAAATCTCACGTTCTCTTAAGGCCCTTGCCAAGGAACTCCATATTCCTGTGATGGCTCTTTCCCAGTTGAACCGGATGGTGGAGAGTCGGAAGCCGCCCATTCCGATTCTGGCGGATCTGCGCGAATCGGGAGCGATTGAACAGGATGCCGATGTGATTATGTTTCTTTATCGTGAAGAGGTTTACGATCGGGAGACGATCAACAAGGGGGTTGCTGAGGTGATTATCGGAAAACAAAGAAATGGTCCGATCGGCAGAACCGAGTTGACGTTTCTATCTGGCTTTACCCGCTTTGAAAATCTTTCGCGGGACCATTCTTAA
- a CDS encoding ribose-phosphate pyrophosphokinase, producing MAIYQQLKIFSGTANPELSEKMAKYIGVPLGQAQIKRFSDGEIFVEVDENVRGMDVYVVQPTCSPVNENLCELLIMIDTLKRASADKINAVIPYYGYARQDRKVQPRTPITSKMVADLLTAAGANRIISMDLHAGQIQGFFNIPFDHLYATPIFLDYATRQWGEKDLVIVSPDAGGTERARAYAKRLNAELAIIDKRRERPNESAVMHLIGDVQGKKAILVDDIVDTAGTLCNAAQSIMDHGAKSVVAICTHPVLSGAAVQKIHESPLQQLVVSDTIPLGDKAKKTNKICVLTVAEILGEAIRRIHTGDSVSSLFI from the coding sequence ATGGCTATCTATCAGCAGCTCAAAATCTTCTCTGGAACCGCGAATCCGGAGCTGTCGGAAAAAATGGCCAAATATATTGGTGTTCCGCTGGGTCAGGCTCAGATCAAACGTTTCTCCGACGGGGAAATTTTTGTCGAGGTGGACGAGAATGTCCGGGGGATGGATGTCTATGTGGTTCAGCCAACCTGCAGTCCGGTGAACGAAAATCTCTGCGAGCTTCTCATCATGATTGATACCTTGAAACGGGCCTCGGCCGACAAAATCAACGCCGTGATCCCCTATTATGGATATGCCCGCCAGGACCGAAAAGTTCAACCTCGCACGCCGATTACATCGAAAATGGTGGCAGATCTTTTGACGGCCGCTGGGGCTAACCGGATTATTTCAATGGATCTTCATGCCGGACAGATTCAGGGATTTTTCAACATCCCGTTTGATCATCTTTACGCCACCCCGATTTTTCTCGATTATGCAACAAGGCAATGGGGAGAGAAGGACCTTGTGATTGTCTCGCCTGATGCGGGGGGGACCGAACGGGCCAGGGCTTATGCCAAAAGATTAAATGCTGAGTTGGCGATTATTGACAAGAGACGGGAGCGTCCGAATGAGTCAGCCGTCATGCATCTGATCGGCGATGTTCAGGGGAAGAAGGCGATTCTTGTCGATGATATTGTTGATACCGCCGGGACTCTGTGCAACGCGGCCCAGTCGATCATGGACCATGGTGCCAAATCGGTGGTGGCGATCTGTACCCATCCGGTCCTGTCGGGAGCGGCGGTGCAAAAGATACATGAGTCACCCTTACAACAACTGGTTGTTTCTGACACGATTCCTCTGGGAGACAAGGCAAAGAAGACGAACAAGATTTGTGTACTAACGGTGGCTGAAATTTTGGGTGAGGCGATCCGGCGTATTCATACCGGCGATTCGGTATCGTCATTGTTTATTTAG
- a CDS encoding 50S ribosomal protein L25 — MATERLKLKAEMREVGTKGILGSLRRAGRIPSVLYGHGFETMNLSVNGRELSALVQSAGLNVLMELDFEGKKTKDPLVVMIKDFQTDVIHHHMIHIDLMKVDMKEKVTVAVPVKLIGKAIGLEKGGLIEQPRRDLDVRCLPTDIPEVIEVDVSGIDIGHSLHVSALKLPEGVEIVQDPTFTVVAVVAPKEEKAPEPVAVEGAVVPGVEGAATAAPAEGAEKVEEKKEEKKEGKK, encoded by the coding sequence ATGGCAACAGAAAGACTCAAACTTAAGGCGGAAATGAGAGAGGTCGGTACAAAAGGGATATTGGGCTCTCTCCGACGAGCAGGACGTATCCCCTCCGTTCTTTATGGGCACGGTTTTGAAACGATGAATTTGTCGGTTAACGGGCGTGAGCTCTCTGCGCTTGTTCAATCAGCCGGGTTAAACGTGTTGATGGAGTTGGATTTTGAGGGCAAGAAGACAAAAGATCCCCTGGTTGTCATGATCAAGGATTTTCAGACGGATGTGATCCATCATCACATGATCCACATCGATCTTATGAAGGTTGATATGAAGGAGAAGGTGACCGTTGCTGTTCCTGTCAAACTGATTGGCAAGGCAATCGGTCTGGAGAAAGGCGGATTGATCGAACAGCCCCGCCGTGATCTGGATGTTCGTTGTTTGCCGACCGATATCCCGGAGGTGATCGAGGTGGATGTGAGCGGGATTGATATCGGGCACAGTCTCCATGTGAGTGCTCTTAAGTTGCCGGAGGGGGTTGAGATTGTTCAGGATCCAACCTTCACTGTCGTTGCCGTTGTCGCACCCAAGGAGGAAAAGGCGCCTGAACCGGTGGCGGTGGAAGGTGCGGTGGTACCGGGAGTGGAGGGGGCAGCGACTGCAGCGCCAGCAGAAGGGGCTGAAAAAGTCGAAGAGAAGAAGGAAGAGAAGAAAGAAGGGAAAAAATAG
- a CDS encoding 50S ribosomal protein L9, with protein sequence MKVILREDIRSVGQAGEVVEVSPGFGRNYLLPQKKAVLATAGNLKELEKSFNTIQARRDKQKQEAQLLAERIGQVSLVLERETGEEEKLFGAVTSRHLSEALALQGFNIDHKLVDLKQPIRTLGQHEVRVGLYPGVDALLKVEVRKK encoded by the coding sequence ATGAAGGTCATACTCAGGGAAGATATTCGTTCTGTCGGTCAAGCGGGTGAAGTGGTAGAGGTTTCGCCCGGTTTTGGGAGAAATTATCTGTTGCCCCAAAAGAAGGCCGTTTTAGCCACGGCCGGAAACCTGAAGGAGCTTGAGAAGTCATTCAACACGATTCAGGCCAGGCGGGATAAGCAGAAACAGGAGGCGCAGCTTCTTGCGGAACGGATTGGGCAGGTCTCTCTTGTTTTGGAGAGAGAGACGGGTGAGGAGGAGAAGCTGTTCGGTGCCGTTACGTCGCGCCACCTCTCCGAGGCACTTGCTTTGCAGGGATTTAATATTGATCACAAGCTGGTTGATTTAAAACAACCTATTCGCACCTTGGGACAGCACGAAGTTCGTGTTGGCCTCTATCCCGGTGTGGATGCGCTTCTTAAGGTAGAAGTTCGCAAGAAATAA
- a CDS encoding 30S ribosomal protein S18 — MMIDISSGKAPFRKKVCRFCADPKLFIDYKEPRILQPFTTERGKIIPRRVTGACAFHQRRITEAIKRARILALLPFVGGFQGSF; from the coding sequence ATGATGATTGATATCTCATCGGGAAAAGCACCGTTTAGGAAAAAGGTCTGCCGTTTTTGCGCCGATCCGAAACTCTTTATTGATTATAAGGAGCCAAGAATCCTCCAGCCGTTTACCACGGAACGTGGAAAGATTATTCCCCGGCGTGTTACGGGGGCCTGTGCCTTTCATCAGCGTCGGATCACCGAGGCGATCAAACGGGCCCGTATCCTTGCCTTGTTACCTTTTGTCGGCGGTTTTCAAGGCTCTTTCTAA
- a CDS encoding OmpA family protein, with protein MKLLQRLVLVSTFLVLGQGVVHATTTRFSVFTAFPSPLEHDFQFIHGSRTLFQLQWQVGTQIDYSYRPFEGSTRRIIDHLWTEHFFGGIGITDWFSTSIDWPLALLNHFQDPGPVVTPGFENDTDLADPRVEFKFQLLSRYKHIVGLGILPFIHIPLGNQAHFMGDNTLLGGGLVLFDVELTRRLVLALNTGAEFKEDVSLQNVQLSTVSFLLEGGLGLHATKQLDITAEIKSKTPFGNFMKEEAESPSEVLGGLRWRGDSGLGIAAGGATGLVYGAGAPRARAYLRLDYTRTTEAHRKKLEELEIAKYGLKAPPEVQWAIIELKDKCPSTPSDFNPEVHDAGCPKLYELNQIASLSLKCPSQPKDFDPTIHDAGCSKVYEMRKNLTNEEYATVYVLAASSLQQNCPADPSQFDPEKHDTACSKVFELREAASLVARCPQNSRDFNPEIHDPSCPKVYTLKKDYSKQDVQAIYVLSQSDADKDGILDIQDQCPKEYGTAVMFGCPEAKVVWKAGQILGTAAPITFSFNQWTLSTEMAKSLNEVAEILHNYPEIKIVRIEGHADSIGSKIKNKLVSERRAQAVKRFIEKCGVESFRLKAVGMGSSQPVASNKTVKGRAQNRRATVLLLELVE; from the coding sequence ATGAAACTCTTACAGCGGTTGGTTCTTGTCAGTACCTTTTTGGTACTGGGTCAGGGAGTGGTCCACGCAACGACGACTCGCTTTAGCGTTTTTACCGCCTTCCCATCTCCTTTGGAGCATGATTTTCAGTTTATCCACGGTTCTCGAACCCTCTTCCAGTTGCAATGGCAGGTGGGGACACAGATTGATTATTCTTATCGACCCTTTGAGGGATCAACGCGAAGAATCATTGATCACCTTTGGACGGAGCATTTTTTTGGGGGCATTGGTATTACCGATTGGTTTTCAACAAGTATTGACTGGCCTCTTGCGTTGTTGAACCACTTTCAAGATCCTGGGCCTGTTGTAACGCCTGGATTTGAAAACGACACGGATCTTGCTGATCCTCGTGTTGAATTCAAATTTCAACTGCTTTCCAGGTACAAGCATATTGTTGGGTTAGGGATTCTTCCTTTTATCCATATACCACTTGGCAATCAGGCCCATTTTATGGGTGACAATACGTTATTGGGAGGTGGGCTTGTGCTCTTCGATGTTGAGCTTACGCGTCGTTTGGTTCTTGCCCTGAATACGGGGGCTGAATTTAAGGAGGATGTCAGTCTTCAAAATGTTCAATTAAGCACGGTGAGTTTTTTGTTAGAGGGTGGGCTAGGGCTTCATGCAACAAAGCAGTTAGATATAACAGCTGAAATAAAATCAAAAACTCCATTTGGAAATTTTATGAAGGAGGAGGCTGAATCACCGTCAGAAGTTTTAGGTGGACTACGTTGGAGAGGGGATAGTGGTTTGGGTATTGCGGCGGGGGGGGCAACGGGGTTGGTTTATGGAGCGGGTGCCCCTCGTGCACGGGCCTACCTAAGGTTGGACTACACCCGAACGACAGAGGCGCATCGTAAAAAACTTGAGGAGTTAGAAATTGCCAAATATGGATTGAAGGCTCCTCCGGAAGTTCAGTGGGCGATCATTGAGTTGAAAGATAAATGCCCTTCAACCCCATCGGATTTTAATCCTGAGGTTCATGATGCCGGTTGCCCCAAACTTTATGAGTTAAATCAGATTGCATCGTTGAGCTTGAAGTGCCCGAGTCAACCTAAGGATTTTGACCCGACGATCCATGATGCAGGGTGCTCCAAGGTTTACGAGATGAGAAAGAATTTGACGAATGAGGAATATGCCACTGTCTATGTGCTAGCGGCCTCTTCTCTGCAGCAGAATTGTCCCGCTGACCCCAGTCAATTTGATCCCGAAAAACACGATACCGCCTGTTCAAAAGTTTTTGAGTTGCGCGAAGCCGCCTCCCTGGTGGCTCGCTGTCCCCAGAATTCGCGTGATTTTAATCCTGAGATTCATGATCCTTCCTGCCCCAAGGTTTATACGCTTAAGAAGGATTATTCGAAGCAGGATGTTCAGGCAATTTACGTCCTGTCACAATCAGATGCGGACAAAGACGGCATTCTCGATATTCAGGATCAGTGTCCAAAAGAATACGGAACAGCAGTCATGTTCGGTTGTCCCGAGGCAAAGGTTGTCTGGAAGGCGGGTCAGATTCTCGGCACGGCCGCACCGATCACCTTTAGTTTTAACCAATGGACCCTTTCTACCGAAATGGCAAAGTCCCTTAATGAGGTGGCGGAGATCCTTCACAACTATCCGGAAATCAAGATCGTTCGAATTGAGGGGCATGCCGATAGTATTGGTTCTAAAATCAAGAATAAACTCGTTTCGGAGCGTCGTGCACAGGCCGTAAAGCGGTTTATTGAAAAATGTGGTGTTGAATCCTTCCGTCTCAAGGCGGTTGGAATGGGTTCTTCACAACCAGTTGCCTCTAACAAGACGGTAAAAGGGCGTGCACAAAACAGGCGAGCAACAGTTCTTCTCCTCGAACTTGTTGAATAG
- the rpsF gene encoding 30S ribosomal protein S6, with the protein MSYETVYVLRTDLSEEGNKKVGGRLSDLVARNGGKILEQKDLGIRSLAYQIARQSKGHYYQVNYEGRGNLVQEVEKNLRLTEEVLRFLTIQIPQAAKGEL; encoded by the coding sequence ATGTCATATGAAACGGTATATGTTCTTCGAACCGATTTGTCGGAAGAGGGGAACAAGAAGGTGGGTGGTCGTCTTTCCGATCTCGTTGCGCGAAACGGAGGAAAGATTCTGGAGCAGAAGGATCTGGGCATTCGAAGCCTCGCTTACCAGATTGCTCGTCAGAGTAAGGGACATTATTATCAGGTGAATTACGAGGGGCGTGGAAATCTTGTTCAGGAGGTTGAGAAGAACCTGCGCTTGACGGAAGAAGTGCTGCGCTTTCTGACCATTCAAATTCCACAGGCTGCGAAAGGAGAATTATAA